The DNA region TGGATTAAAAATCAGAGGTTGCTGAGCAGACTCACGTATACACCTGATTTCACTCGTTTAGGATTTTTAAGGTACTTTAGCGTCTTTCATTTGCATATGATGATTGATATGCTAATTACAATAGACTCTGACCTATTTATTAATACTTAGAGGCTACTTAGTCTGGGAGGTCTGTGAATACTAATAATGCAAGGGAATAAAGCTGCATTAATTCTAACCGGATTCTCCCTCATCAGGATAAACAACCGAATTTCACTGACTCTTTCTTGGGTTTTTCCTTTGTGTCCCAATGTAATTCCATCACCCTCTGGATACAGCCTCGGCCACCGTGTGGCCCAGGATCACAGGACACCAAATACTTCTGGATGGGGAATTTATAAGGGCAATTCATTAATGTCCACATACAACTCATCCTTCTTCTGATCACCAGAGATTCAGGGCTCAGCTTCTGGGTGGTAGCAGCTCCCATTGGCCTCTGTGTCCCTTCTCCATGCCCATGGGGGATGCCCAGAGGGGGCAGGCTCCCAGAACTGGATTCTTGGTACCATGTTCTCAGTCATTGGATCTCCTAAGATGCTTGGGGTGGAAAGATGGGCTAAGACCCAGAGCTAATATCTTATGTTTATAAGTCTTGTAATTCAGACTCTTATTTTCAGGAAGCTTCCATGATGCCTGACAAAGGCAAAGTGGCCCCTGGAGGTTCAGCAATCTTTCCCAGGTGCCTGTGTGTCCTATGGAGCTACGTGGGAAGTGTCCCAGAAGTGCAGTTCCATGGGGCATTCCTGTCCGTGCCACCAGACCTCCAACATCCATCCACacactcattcatccatcaaaCACTTGCTGTGTGCCTACGACATGCCAGCAAGATACAACCTTGACTCTTAGGGAGTTCACGGTCTATGGTCAAGACAGGCATTTACACAAATGATACTCTAGTGAGATAAAAGCTGGAACTGAGATGCATACAAACTACCAAGTGCAGAAGAGTGAGCGGATAACTCAGCTTCGTTGGGGAAGGTTTCACAAATATCAAGGCAGCGACAGCTGAGTGAAGTCTTACAGGAGCAGGGGTTTCCATTAGCTGGAGACACACGGGGGAAAGCATTCCAAGCAAGgcatggagacagaaaaggatCAAGAAAAGACACGTAGTTCTGTAAGGCTGGGTGAGGGAGGAGAAGTGGCTAATCCCCAAACCGACATTGGGGTTGTTTTGGGCACCACGCTGGAGGATTCGGACTTCATTCTGAGGCCACGGTACACACTCAAAGCAGGGCTGTGAACGCAAATGCCTACAGGGTCAGGCAGATGATGAGGGGGGCCAGGTGGGAACTGAAAAACCGAGGAGTGCAGGTCCCATCCAAAGGTGACAGCCATTGTCGCCAtgctggagcacaggctcagtgtgGCCAAGTCTCTATGTCATactgactgaagtaagtcagacagagaaagacagatatcatatgatatcgcttatatgtggaatctaaaaaactagCACAAATGAACGtttttacaaaacaggaatagagtcacagatgtagaaaacaaacttatggtgagcagtggggaggggaggagggataaattgggagatcgggattgacatatacacactactatgtataaaataaattaactaataaggacctactgtatagcccagggaactctactcaatactctgtaatgacctatacgggaaaagaacgTAAACAGAGTGGCTATATggatacgtataactgattcactttaccgtacagcagaaactcacacaacaatgtaaatcaactatactctaataaaaattttaaaaatagaagctgGAAATCCATATTTTTATATGAACACTCCCAAGTTTTAAATgttggaaattatttcaaaacatcaTGCTGGCCAAGCAGAAACATGTCCGATGTCCTATCAGCCTCTGGTTTGGCTTCACTTCAGATTTAAATCTTCAACAGAGAGCTGACACCGTCAGACTATGTTTCAGAAAGAGGATGTCCCCACTGACCTCCCCAGGCTTTGCCAGCAAGAacctcttcttctccctcctccacccccttgcTTCTTCCCTCGCTGCCCTCCCAGACCATCCCCAGCGCGGCCCCATCTTGCTTGGAGGAGCTGGGTGAATGCGCCGTGCTCCAGGCCTGACAGAGAAAGCCCAGCCACGAGGACACGAGAGAGCCGTATTTATTTCACATGGACAAGCGTGATTCTGTCGCATGCTGAACATGAAAGCTCGCGTGAGGAAAGTACCCGTAACAGCAGAATTATGTGCCTTTGCCCACAGGGAGCAGGGAGAGTCACAGAGCGGTTTTCAAAGACAGTTCAAGCAGTTGAGACCACAGGCTTTGAACTCACTGGTTTATTTCATCAGCAAAGGGTCTGTCTCCTAGGAGTGGCCAGGGGGACACTTCCAGCTCTGTAATCTCGCCACGAGCTGCTAAGGTCAGGAGGACGAGGCTGGTCCCCCATCCATCACCCAGGGTGGCTCGGAGACTTAAGCTGAGAGGGGAGGTACATGCCGCTCGAAATTAACAAACCCACTCCGGGGTGGATGGTGACAGGGACAGACTGCTGTGTTCATAGCAACAGACCATCATCCCTTATAATATGTATCATAATTGGAAGACGCACTCCCACTCTTCCTAAAGCAATTTCCCAAGGCCTCTTAAGGGCTGAAGGAAAACCATTCAGAATTGACCGGACACGTCAGAAGCAGATCAGCTTTGCATGGACAGACTGGGAGGGCTAGTGTCAGGGACCCCCCTGGTCTCTTGGCCTTAGCTGGGCTCCTGGGTTCCAGGATGATGAAATCCGAGATGGGAACAGGGGTTGGAGCCTGGGTTCCCTGGGGGAAGAGGGTCAAGGGCTCTCAGGGCAAACCTCGCGGAAGAGACAAGTGGAAGAGCCCTGGCATCTCGATGGCTCACTCCCACCTGAAGTCCTGCCCAACAGtttcataaaatttaatattataaggTCTATAAAATTCCCGGAGCTGGTCTATCACTTCCGGATCGATCTGTACATGAGTTCTGCCTTTCGATTTGCCCAGGCATCGAGGCAGGAGGCTCGATTCTGTTTTTTTCAAGCAAGGGAATCCTTTGGTCTTGTTGAAGTAGAAGTGCTTGTCCGTGATGAGCCTCTTAATGCCCAGGAAGTCCTGGACCCGCCCCATCTCGCCGGCTGGGTCAGTGATGAGCCGCTCGCCGCTGACGAAGTGGATCTGGGCCAGCGGGAAGTAGCGCAGCCAGCTCTCCAGGTGCAGCGCGTACATGCCTATGCGGATGGCGTTCCAGGACACATCCACCAGGCCCAGGGTGCGGTTGCGGAAAGAGAGGCCCTCGAAGGTGGGGATGTCCGGCTTCTTGGAGAGCGTCTGCGTGTAATCGGAGATGGCGCGGGTCACGGGGTTCCGCACGACCACTATCAGCTTGGTGTCTCGGGACATGTTGAATATCCGGCGAGGGGCCTCTTGAGTGACGAAATAGCTGGGGGTCTTCTCCAGCGTGATCTGGCTCTCGAGGGTCCGGGGCATCAGGCTCCTGCGGGGCAGAAACGCACATGATCAGCCGGGGCTCTGTTGGGGGCCTGGAGATCACTTCCTTCCGCCCAGCTCCCTAGTGAAGCACCCGCCCCCTCACCAACGGGACCTTTGAGGCTCACCTGCTCTCATCTGATGAAGACCCCACTTTAACTCTTGTTGACTTTGTTTTTTAGGTCTTTAACAGTTTGCTTTAAGACaagaaccaacctaaatgtccatcagtgtgaaataaataaattgatggaATAGCCGATTAATAGAGTTAGGTAGATCTGCGTGTACTCTTATGGAATGATTTCCAAGATTTAGtgcttaaatgaaaaaaagcaagatacaaCTTGTTTATCTCAGGAAAGATACCAAGAAACCAATCAAAGTAATTGCTTCTGGGGAGGGGACTTGAACGGGAGCAGAGCCAGGAGGTCAGGGATAAATGAGAATTAGTTTTTATTGTGTAATCTTTTACGCtgcttgaaatttttattgtgtttattacatattaaaaaaatacaaaggaagccACCGAATATTGTTCTGGCAAAAGATACTTctctaaatatattaagaaaatcttTTGGGGGGAGGAAAGGCATGCTTTGTAGGGATAACATGTGTTTTAGAAATGAGTTCTGATGTCTTTCCCTCCTTGGTATAAGACTGAAGAAGCACAGAACTGCAGGCTGGTTGGGACCTCAGTCGGAAGCCCTAATGCAACCTCTTGCTcccttactttttaatttcctggTTTGCTTAAGGTTTAAGGGAGGATGGTGGGACACGCTGATGTCTCCTTCTCAGGTGTGTCTCTTTCAGGCCCTTGTGAAGGAGAACACCTCTGGCTCCCAGTCGCTacagttttcttaaataaaataaaaattttgtttttatttttggctgcgttgggtgttcgttgctgggcgcaggctttgtctagttgcagtgcgcgggcttctgattgcggtggcttctcttgttgcagagcacgggctctaggtgcacggatttcagtagttgtggctcgcaggctctagagcacaggcttagagcacaggctcagtagttgtggtgcgcgggcttagttgctctgcgacatgtgggatcttcccgaaccagggatcaaacccgcgtcctctgcattggcaggtggattcttaaccactgcgccaccagggaagtctgctaCTTCTTTCTGAAGGTTGTGTTTTACCCTTAACCAGTTTTTCTTAATCCTGGCTGTTCATTAGATCAtccaagaaagttaaaaaaaaaaaacccacaaatgtcGAGCCGCATCCTAGACcaactgattaaaaatatttgggggtGGGTTCCTTTCTGAAGCTcctcagatgattctaatgtgaagGTACGGGTGAGAACCACCAACACAGCATCCTTCCCCCACTCTTAACACTACAGCTTCCCAACACCCACAGAATGCATCTTCACAGTCCTCTGGAATAGAGGCGCCTGGTACCTGGTCTTCATCCCAGCCCCTATCGTCATCTCTCTTCAGTAATCTGGTCTTACAGTTCTTTGACCAAATATCtcctttttgtcttccttttagCACTCTTTCTCATGGCCATACCATAGGTCTTGTCCTCGGAATTGCCCTAATTCTGAAAAGATTCACACTGAAATTCCACTCTAGGACGATGTTGTGGGTTGAATGGTGATCCTCCAGAAGATACCTCCAcccagaacctatgaatgtgaccttatttggaaaaagagtctttgcagatggaagtaagttaaggatctcaagatgaggtcatcctggattagggTTCCTTGTAAGGAATATCCgtagaaaagaagagaaggagagaagagatacACAGAGAAGGAGGCAATGTGGCGATGAAGACAGAGCATGTAGTGAtatgtctacaagccaagaaagGACAGGCACAgttggcagccaccagaagccaggagaggagCATGGAGCAGAttcttcctcagagcctccaggaggaaccaaccctgctgacagtTTGGTTTCAGAATTCTGGCCTCtaaaactgtgaaagaataaatctcCGTTGTTTTAAGACATCcattttgtggtcatttgttatggcgGCCACAGGATACACACACAGACTAcaaccttctttctttctacctttacCACGGTTTCGGATTCATTGTATTGATACCCGATCTTCAGATTCATCTGTGAtattcttgatttcactttcttctAAACCTTCTCTGGACCCAGTGAACAATCATTTCAATAGCATCATCTTCAcatctaaccctaaccctaaccctaaccaccATCGCCATCATCATCAACATTAATTTCTTTGTAATACTTGCTCTTCCAAGCTCTAATAATGCGTCTTGCCAGTTTTCATCCTTTCTAATTCCGTCTTTGTGTCGTCAAACAGCAGTAGAGAAAATTGCTGATCCTGACAGAGGATTGCTtctcctttatatatttattaattctagCTTAAATTGAGCCCTCAACACTGCTCAATAATCTTTTATGTTTGTCTTTACAGTGCCCCCATCATTCCTCATAGTAAGTGTTCCAAATTCTCACCATAAACTCTCAGCCATACTCAACCACCCTAACACACAACTAGTCTCCCACTACTCTAGAAAAGGATAAGCTGCCACCCCTCCACTCCTTCAGTCTTCCTCTCCTTCACCTTGAAAGTGACTATTATCCATCCTGAACCCCTCCCACTAATCTCAGAAGACAAGGTAGGCAAGGGCTCACCTGCCCACCTGTGCTGTCAGATCCCTTCCCCTACTGCCTTCCCTGCAAATCTACCCATTATCCCCTTGAATATTCAAATTCTCTTTGCAGCTGATAAGCTGATACGACTGATAATTTGCTTCTAGGCCCAGAGTCTATAACGCACCCTCATGGCTTGAAACTTTGAAAGTATTTATTAATACTGAGAAGGCCATTTTCTAAGTTGGATATCATTCTTGGCAAATAATCACAGGTGTACTTGAATAGAATTCTTTGGCTGGATTTTCTTAGACATCTGCCTGTAATATTTTACGACCTTGGCATACATTGTAATGAGGTTTTGGCCTTTATGACAAGAGTAGATGAAATTACATATATGTGACAGTGCATTTAAACTTAAGGACTTTCCAAACTTCATGGGGGTTATTGATATCAGCACACAAAAAGTTGACCTGATAAGCCATGAAACAGATTTCTTCacaatatccttttttaaaaaagatttatttattatttaattatttattttatttatttttggccacgtcaggtcttagttgcagcacgcgggatcttcactgaggcatgcgggatcttttgttgcggtgcgcaggcttctctctagttgtggcacgcgagcttctctctagttgtggtgcacagggcgcatgggctctgtagttgtggcacacaggcttagttgccccatggcatgtgggatcttagttccctgaccaggggtcgaacccaagTGCCCTgaattgtaaggcagattctttaccactggaccattaAGGAAGTCCCTCTTTGCAACATCCTTTAATACGCTAAAGAATATCCAAGAGAGGAGTTGAAGGTGCAGCATTTCCAAAGCTTATGTGACCAAGGAGCTGTGAACTTTTGCCAGGAGCACCAATTGACACACCTTTTTGTTACCAGTTTGGGAAATTCTGACCAATTCCAGTGATCTTCATTCCCCCAGCTGTGCACTGAAGTGACGTTCCACCCTTCTAATTCCTAATTGGCATATCAGCTACAAAACCAAATTACAGATACTAAGGAAGATACAAACACCAGACTGTAAATAACATGACACCGAGGTCATCACATCGTGAGTCAAACGTGTACTCCAATCTATCCCACCAAAGGACACccctatatatttatttctcattcgGTCACTGGAATAGAGCACAGGAGGCCTGTGGGATGATAATGTACAAGGAGACCATATGGACACACACCTCCCTGCTCTGTGGTGGGAAGGGGCCATTAGGCTTTTCCTTAGGCTCATTTTTCCTCCTCATGTCATTGTTCAAATTTTGCTGATTTGTTTCCAGCTGCTAACAAACAGCTGAACTTTTCTCTCACCCTGTAACCCTTTTAAGCTTCAGCGTCCTTTTCTGTGTAGCTCTgcaaaaattactgaaagaatGGTCTAACACTCGTCATTTGGACTTACCTCCCATCTGTTATTTTAACCTGCTAAGCAACAATTTCCACCACATCTGGTAGCAGCTCCcagatttttttaaggaaccaccactCCCGCTTTAGATAAAATCTTAGCAGGCCAAGGGGAGGGTGCAGGACTGAAGTTAGGCTAATTAGTGCTAATTGTGTCATAAAGACAAAAATGTATCATAGAGACCGAAAGTGGACTGAATCTTCCAACCAGACACAGGAGCAGGGAAGAGCCTCCCTATCGGTTTCTTTTACCAAATCCCTTCAGCTCTCTGGGTTCTTGCCCTTCCTGAGACCTGCTTTTCCCACTCTCCTCTGTATTCTGTGAGTTACTGCACATCCTTctaatttgtttgtttctggactACTTTAAGTTAGAGTCCGTTTCTGTAGTTTGCAACCCAAGAACTCCAACGTGTCATACACAACTTGGCTTCCTCTCTGTGGAAGCTACGCTCACTCCTACTTgattataaactccatgagggagGGCAGGTGCACCTTATTTGCAtctacatctgcaaagtcttccACAGCCACGGCACAAGTAAAGTTTCCATCAATATGTCTGAGGTTACACGAAGCCAAGAACCTAATCCAGTTATGCAACGAAGCCCTCATCCTTTTTCACATTCTCAACTCTCTCCAAACCACCGGGAACCTTCCCAGGAGTCTATCTCCCACTTCTCTTACTCTACGTCATCTTCCTGGATGACCTCATGCCTTCCCCAGCCATTAGCACTGCCCAGGAGCTGTCGACTCCTCACAAGCCTGTAACTGCAGCTCCAACTTTCCCACACTATGGACTGGAACGTCCAACTGTCTGTGGAGTGGACACCTCATCTCAACAACTGAACTCCCCATTTTCCTTCCAAGCTTACTTCTCTCTTTTGCCTGTTTGTGTAGGTGATATCACTGTGAATCCACTCACAAGGCAGAAAAATGTCAGAGTCATTTTTGACCCCTTCTCACATCTAATGTCTGTCGTTCTTGTAAGTTCTCaagtttccccctccccctcccccagcactcaCACACCACAGATTTTTCTCTGACCTCCATGCTTCTACTCTCGTCTCCCTTTCAATTTATTCTGCAGTCTGTgtccaccagggaactccttctCAAGCAAATCCAATCTTGTCAACCATCAGTTATTCTTTTGAAGAAAGCCCACATTCCTTGACCTGGTACTCAAGGCTGCTGCCTACCTTTCCAGAATTTATCTCCTGCCACCTCCTGGCAATCTGATGCTCATACTATGCTGGACACAAAATCCACTCCCCAAACACATCCTGCTCTTTCATATGTTTTGCActtgctgagttttttttttttttttttttttaagactcttgATCATCTCTCTTGTCTCTTTCACCCTGGTAAATGTCTACTCATCTTTCCAAGTCCAAAGGAAAGTCATATCCTCTGTGAACCCTTTCTTGTAATTTCTTGGCACTTCCTGCATCCAACTACTAAGACCTCACCCCATTGTGTAGAATTTACTGggtatccatccatttatttccACAGGTCATCAGCATCTTGGGTGTGTTTCTCGTTCGTTTTTGCCTTCCTAGCACAATACCTGGCATGgcataggtgctcaataaattgaTCAAAGATCCAGTATCAAAGGTAGGTGCCTATTCAGAGGTTACCTCGAGTCCTCAGAAGTTACCGGTGTTTACCTTATGAAGCTTGGCCTTTTCTTGGCATTCTGTCCTTGGGCAGAGGAAGGTTCCAGCAGATAGTCCTGGGGCGAGGGGATCGCTGTGCCATTTTAAAAACTTCATCATGGCCACGTGTGCTCAGGCTCACAGGCTGAGGGGAATCCAAGCTCTGCTTCAATCAAAACCtcccaatagggcttccctggcggcgcagcggttgagagtccgcctgccgatgcaggggacgcgggttcatgccctggtccgggaagatcccacatgctgcggagcggctgggcccgtgagccatgaccgctgagcctgcgcgtccggagcctgtgctccgcaacgggagaggccacaacagtgagaggcccgcgtaccgccaaaaaaaaaacacctcccgATATATGAAGGTAAAATGAGATTGAAAGGAACACATCTTGTGCCATTTCTGTTTTGCCATCTGCACTCTGTCCTTTGCCCAAGGCCCCCTCTAATGTTGAAAGAGGACAGGGCTGTGGTCATCTGTAGTGTGGCTGGGAGAGGAGGAGTCGGGGAAGTCAAGCTGGACTCTGGGACCACCTGGAGGGCTTTGGAAATATGTAAATAACCCCACACCAGACTAATTAAATAAGAATCTCTGGGTGGGCACGGAGGCCTCGGTACCTGCAACTTTAAAGCTCCTCAGATGATCCCAGTGGGCCCCCCCAGGGCTAAGAACCATGGCTGGGGGCTGCGTGTTCCTTTAGCCGCATAGCCTTCAATATGGTAGCCCAGGAGTATCCCCTGGGGGTGCGCCTTAAAGAGTCCCAGGACATTCAGCTTCAGTGGGTTTGGGGTACAGCCCAGGagtctacatttttaacaagccCCCTGCCCCAGAACTCACGATCAGAGAAGCTTGGGAAGCACAGCCTTAATAAAAGGCACCCTCATAAGTAACACGATGGCGCTCATTACTACCTGAGATGTTATATATTTATCTGACGGATGTctctgcccacccctgccccgaGCCATGCACTGGAAGTTCCAGAAGGAGAGTGTTGGTGTGTGTCTTGTTCATGGCTGTGCTCTCAGCACCTAGGAGATGGCTGGCACTTAGTAGGGGCGCAGTCAATATTTGCTGAAGAGAAAACATAGAAAGGCAAGGTTTTGGTTCCCAAGTCTGGGAACAACGAGGAAGAAGCATATTTGTGTATGCCGGTGGAGATGTGTGCACGAAAGTCCGTATTTTATCTTCTCCCTAATCACAGACTTCTGCGGCCCTTACcgaaaaagacacacacacacaaaatccaaaCACTCACTTGTCAGCTTGAGGCTCTCTGGAAATGGCATTTTCTGACCCACCCAGTGGGACAGAGACAGCTTCTGTGTCTCCACTGTCCACAGAGGGACG from Tursiops truncatus isolate mTurTru1 chromosome 15, mTurTru1.mat.Y, whole genome shotgun sequence includes:
- the HS3ST2 gene encoding heparan sulfate glucosamine 3-O-sulfotransferase 2, which encodes MAYRVLGRAGPPQPRRARRLLFAFTLSLSCTYLCYSLLCCCDDLGQSRLLGAPRCLRGPSAGGQKLLQKSRPCDLPGPTPSEPSAPSAPAAAAPALRLSGSNHSGSPKLGTKRLPQALIVGVKKGGTRAVLEFIRVHPDVRALGTEPHFFDRNYGRGLDWYRSLMPRTLESQITLEKTPSYFVTQEAPRRIFNMSRDTKLIVVVRNPVTRAISDYTQTLSKKPDIPTFEGLSFRNRTLGLVDVSWNAIRIGMYALHLESWLRYFPLAQIHFVSGERLITDPAGEMGRVQDFLGIKRLITDKHFYFNKTKGFPCLKKTESSLLPRCLGKSKGRTHVQIDPEVIDQLREFYRPYNIKFYETVGQDFRWE